In a single window of the Gemmatimonadota bacterium genome:
- a CDS encoding patatin-like phospholipase family protein → MLRRAAPFLVALLTAPLAAQQSATGSACISAPTALVLSGGGAKGFAHIGVLKALDAAGIRPDLVIGTSMGAVIGALYSSGLSGSTIDSLARASTFTNLFKTTAALGPRAWGPLLPLVVWESGEGGFALRSAALRQGDVNDLLNVTMLRGNLLARDDFDRLPIPLRIVATDLRDRSAVVLKGGDLAQAVRASIAIPLVFAPVRVGQRMLVDGGLSANIPVAAARASGAHRVVVSDVTEHPIDSLNLASPLVVADRLLNWLFRQPADSLVQGDLMLRTPVEGFGSLDFAPATIDSLIGLGERAARSGIANWSCRPLAPVTVPTRAVALPHRMTAVAVATADDEGTRLVERALDLAPGRPVDLVNLRKRMQDLADRDVFREIWLSPSGSGDSVTFRPVLVRQPRRVGGLGLAYDTELGGRVWGGLLDRRIPLVHAEGSAVVTLGRFRRDGELTVRRPTMLGLPSYSPVGILHASSEELRRFSATGLELAAADYRDVVATGGLERNIGKSIHLFLGGEWRTWDATNLLTDVATTASSYGPRVTAEKFGASRDRVARVTVAWTTQYSLAALEMNIGAVFAGIRLEQRIRLGVGEKLPPGIAFPLGGDEGFPGLHLGERRGDREAFTSVALSHRLIGPLRVRVIGAYGRTAFGKLPNTLVGSQLLQPIVVGDLFGRGGWIWGGRVGVGSDTPLGPVRVEYGWNDAGREALYLRVGRWF, encoded by the coding sequence ATGCTGCGGCGCGCTGCTCCCTTCCTCGTTGCTCTCCTGACTGCACCGTTGGCTGCCCAGCAGTCTGCGACGGGCAGCGCCTGTATATCGGCTCCGACGGCCCTGGTGCTGAGCGGTGGCGGAGCCAAGGGCTTCGCGCACATCGGCGTGCTCAAGGCGCTCGATGCCGCCGGCATCCGCCCAGACCTGGTGATTGGCACCTCGATGGGCGCCGTGATCGGTGCCCTCTACTCGTCGGGCCTCAGCGGCAGCACCATCGATTCACTCGCGCGCGCCAGCACCTTCACCAACCTGTTCAAGACGACCGCCGCGCTCGGACCGCGGGCCTGGGGCCCGCTGCTTCCCCTCGTGGTCTGGGAAAGCGGTGAGGGTGGCTTCGCCCTGCGGAGTGCGGCGCTGCGACAGGGTGATGTCAACGACCTGCTCAACGTCACGATGCTGCGGGGCAACCTGCTCGCCCGCGACGACTTCGATAGACTGCCGATCCCGCTGCGCATCGTGGCGACCGATCTGCGGGATCGCAGTGCCGTCGTGCTCAAGGGTGGCGATCTCGCGCAGGCGGTGCGCGCCTCCATCGCGATCCCGCTCGTCTTCGCCCCCGTGCGCGTGGGTCAGCGGATGCTCGTCGATGGCGGACTCTCGGCCAACATTCCTGTCGCGGCCGCGCGGGCGAGTGGCGCACACCGTGTCGTGGTCAGTGATGTGACCGAGCACCCCATCGACTCCCTCAACCTCGCCTCACCGCTCGTCGTTGCCGATCGACTGCTCAACTGGCTCTTCCGTCAGCCTGCCGACTCGCTCGTGCAAGGCGATCTCATGCTGCGCACGCCGGTCGAGGGTTTCGGGTCACTCGACTTCGCGCCGGCGACCATCGACTCACTCATCGGACTAGGTGAGCGCGCAGCCCGCAGCGGTATCGCCAATTGGAGCTGTCGCCCGCTTGCGCCCGTCACCGTGCCGACGCGTGCGGTTGCGTTGCCGCATCGCATGACCGCAGTCGCCGTAGCGACCGCCGACGATGAAGGCACCCGGCTCGTGGAGCGCGCGCTCGATCTGGCACCCGGCCGTCCTGTGGATCTCGTCAATCTGCGCAAGCGGATGCAGGATCTCGCCGATCGGGATGTCTTCCGCGAGATCTGGCTCTCGCCCAGCGGTTCAGGCGACTCGGTGACTTTCCGTCCTGTGCTCGTGCGCCAGCCGCGCCGTGTTGGGGGTCTTGGCCTGGCCTACGACACCGAACTCGGCGGTCGAGTCTGGGGTGGTCTGCTCGATCGACGCATCCCGCTCGTGCACGCCGAGGGCTCGGCTGTGGTGACTCTCGGTCGCTTTCGCCGCGACGGCGAACTCACTGTGCGGCGCCCGACCATGCTCGGTCTCCCTTCGTATTCGCCGGTCGGAATCCTGCACGCGAGCAGCGAGGAGTTGCGCCGGTTCAGTGCCACGGGACTTGAGCTTGCTGCAGCCGACTATCGCGACGTCGTGGCGACCGGAGGTCTCGAGCGCAACATCGGCAAGAGCATCCACCTCTTCCTCGGTGGCGAGTGGCGTACCTGGGACGCGACCAACCTGCTCACCGATGTCGCAACGACCGCCTCAAGTTATGGCCCGCGCGTCACGGCTGAAAAATTTGGCGCGTCACGCGATCGCGTCGCACGCGTCACAGTGGCCTGGACCACGCAGTACTCACTCGCGGCGCTTGAGATGAACATCGGGGCAGTATTCGCCGGCATCCGACTCGAACAACGCATTCGCCTGGGTGTTGGCGAAAAACTTCCGCCGGGGATCGCCTTTCCGCTCGGCGGCGACGAAGGATTTCCGGGGCTTCATCTGGGCGAGCGACGGGGTGATCGCGAAGCGTTCACATCGGTCGCACTCTCTCATCGGCTGATCGGACCGCTTCGAGTGCGGGTCATTGGCGCCTACGGTCGCACTGCATTCGGCAAGCTGCCGAACACGCTGGTCGGCAGCCAGCTCCTCCAGCCCATCGTGGTCGGCGATCTCTTCGGGCGTGGAGGGTGGATCTGGGGCGGGCGGGTTGGTGTCGGGAGCGACACGCCGCTCGGGCCGGTCCGCGTCGAATACGGCTGGAACGACGCGGGCCGTGAAGCGCTTTACCTCCGGGTCGGTCGCTGGTTCTAG
- a CDS encoding matrixin family metalloprotease, producing MAQRILIGILVVLVALIGVSKLRSRQAGVAVMSSVQSTTDSSTSTTAASHQPAGLLPGVDAEPAGAPTIDMMARLTIRRRLEREGNRVYLDSLLAETDSVLTRWADRTERSFTVYFAVDTTVAGFSDGALDDARAGMRTWTGNEAGLVLNETRDSTSADIRVEWLPSLQDSTELGSTKVSWNPGGAIEHATITLSIGQRPGTAVLPSALRRRVAAHEFGHALGLPHSGSDDDLMFSTSPVNGPSRRDQATLLLLYAVPPGSLHVQ from the coding sequence ATGGCCCAGCGCATCCTGATCGGCATCCTCGTGGTTCTCGTCGCCCTGATCGGGGTGAGCAAGCTCCGTTCGCGCCAAGCCGGTGTGGCGGTGATGTCGTCGGTGCAGAGCACCACCGATTCCAGCACCAGCACCACCGCCGCGAGCCACCAGCCGGCCGGCCTCCTCCCCGGCGTCGACGCGGAGCCCGCAGGTGCACCGACGATCGACATGATGGCCCGCCTGACAATCCGTCGCCGGCTCGAGCGCGAAGGGAATCGTGTCTACCTCGACTCGCTGCTCGCCGAAACCGATTCGGTGCTCACACGCTGGGCTGATCGCACCGAACGCAGTTTCACGGTGTACTTCGCTGTCGATACCACGGTCGCAGGTTTCTCGGATGGCGCGCTCGACGATGCTCGCGCCGGCATGCGCACCTGGACAGGGAACGAAGCGGGGCTCGTGCTCAACGAGACTCGCGACTCGACATCGGCCGACATTCGCGTCGAGTGGCTTCCTTCACTTCAGGACAGCACCGAACTCGGCAGCACCAAGGTCAGCTGGAATCCTGGTGGCGCGATCGAACACGCGACGATCACCCTCTCGATTGGTCAGCGTCCGGGGACAGCGGTGCTCCCGTCGGCGCTGCGTCGTCGCGTTGCAGCGCACGAGTTCGGCCACGCACTCGGCCTGCCGCATTCCGGCAGTGACGATGACCTGATGTTTTCGACGTCGCCGGTCAACGGTCCGTCGCGCCGCGACCAGGCCACGCTGCTGCTGCTCTACGCCGTGCCGCCGGGATCGCTTCACGTCCAGTGA
- a CDS encoding thioesterase family protein: MPHPIELTVYPDQCDTFGHLNQASYFALFERARWELLRRGAGMDLFTKAGVWPAVRKAAVEYHTGTWPGDVLRFGLEMTQRGRTSFTLRQTATRTRDSVVVATLESLFVCVDRTQRAVPIPEEVAAAFGPDELMLPM, encoded by the coding sequence ATGCCACATCCAATCGAGCTGACCGTCTACCCCGATCAATGCGACACCTTCGGGCACCTCAACCAGGCCTCCTACTTCGCCCTGTTCGAGCGGGCCCGCTGGGAGCTGCTCCGGCGCGGAGCCGGAATGGACCTCTTTACCAAGGCTGGTGTCTGGCCTGCGGTGCGGAAGGCAGCCGTGGAGTACCACACCGGCACCTGGCCTGGCGATGTGTTGCGGTTCGGACTGGAGATGACCCAGCGGGGGCGCACTTCGTTTACCCTGCGGCAGACTGCGACCCGGACTCGCGACTCAGTGGTGGTTGCCACTCTGGAATCGCTCTTCGTCTGCGTCGACAGGACGCAGCGGGCCGTGCCCATTCCGGAGGAAGTGGCGGCAGCCTTCGGGCCCGATGAATTGATGTTGCCGATGTGA
- a CDS encoding metal-sulfur cluster assembly factor: MTGELARKALRAVKDPELGLNIIDIGLVYDVTVSDAGAAHVTMTLTSPGCPAGAEIMDDVRKTITDLEGITAVEVELVWEPYWTPERMDPRVRAFLGH, translated from the coding sequence GTGACTGGAGAACTGGCGCGGAAGGCCCTGCGCGCCGTGAAGGATCCTGAGCTCGGGCTCAACATCATCGACATCGGTCTGGTGTACGACGTGACCGTGAGCGACGCAGGCGCGGCACACGTCACGATGACGCTCACTTCGCCAGGCTGTCCTGCCGGCGCAGAGATCATGGACGATGTGCGCAAGACGATCACTGATCTCGAAGGGATCACTGCGGTCGAAGTGGAGTTGGTGTGGGAGCCGTACTGGACGCCGGAGAGGATGGATCCGAGAGTGAGGGCTTTCCTCGGGCATTGA
- a CDS encoding serine hydrolase domain-containing protein, whose translation MSARSTFLLALALCIGVAPLSAQRATRGRKFAEIDLAILDGIRQGTYPGAVVVVGRGDSILYAKGYGRITWRTIDRKPDPATTLWDLASLSKVVGTASAAAVLVDQGRLQLDAPVSRYLPEFSGGAKDSVTVRMLLNHTSGLPAWAPIWRMSRTPDEARAALYSIPLVRAPGLHAEYSDLNALLVGLVVSKVSGTSLDAFARDAVFAPLGMGMTMYQPEAADRTRAVPTRKSEEQSKRGIVNDENARAFDGIAGHAGIFSTGLDLARFAQGWLTDSTQTRLAWLHPIVREEFLTRSPNGGSRALGWDTPREANDGGPSLYGRCATSGTVGHTGWTGTALWIDPAADLFVILLTNRSYAPRNPAASFEQIRLIRARVSDAARRALGGCK comes from the coding sequence GTGAGCGCACGTTCGACCTTCCTGCTGGCGCTCGCACTCTGCATTGGTGTTGCACCACTCTCCGCCCAGCGCGCGACGCGTGGGCGGAAATTCGCTGAGATCGATCTCGCCATTCTCGACGGCATTCGGCAGGGGACGTACCCCGGTGCGGTCGTCGTCGTCGGTCGCGGTGACAGCATCCTCTACGCCAAGGGCTACGGCCGCATCACCTGGCGAACGATCGACAGGAAGCCCGATCCCGCCACTACCCTCTGGGACCTGGCGTCACTGAGCAAGGTTGTTGGCACCGCGAGCGCTGCCGCTGTGCTCGTCGATCAGGGCCGCCTGCAACTGGATGCGCCGGTGAGCCGCTATCTCCCCGAGTTCTCGGGTGGTGCCAAGGACAGTGTCACGGTGCGAATGCTTCTGAATCACACCAGTGGACTCCCCGCGTGGGCGCCGATCTGGCGAATGTCGCGCACACCCGACGAAGCACGCGCGGCGCTCTACTCCATCCCGCTGGTGCGCGCGCCAGGGCTGCACGCCGAGTACAGCGATCTCAATGCGTTGCTCGTCGGACTGGTGGTGTCGAAGGTGTCGGGGACATCACTTGACGCCTTCGCGCGCGATGCGGTGTTCGCGCCCCTGGGGATGGGGATGACGATGTATCAGCCGGAGGCGGCCGACCGCACCCGTGCGGTGCCGACACGAAAGAGCGAGGAGCAGAGCAAGCGTGGGATCGTCAACGACGAAAACGCGAGGGCCTTCGATGGCATTGCGGGTCATGCGGGAATCTTCTCGACCGGCCTCGACCTCGCGCGCTTCGCTCAGGGATGGCTCACCGATTCCACTCAGACGCGACTCGCGTGGTTGCATCCGATTGTCCGCGAGGAATTTCTCACCCGCTCTCCCAACGGCGGGTCTCGAGCGCTGGGCTGGGATACGCCGCGCGAAGCGAATGATGGCGGTCCGTCACTCTATGGTCGTTGCGCGACCAGTGGGACGGTCGGGCATACCGGCTGGACCGGCACGGCGCTCTGGATTGATCCGGCGGCCGATCTCTTCGTGATCCTGCTCACCAATCGGAGCTACGCGCCGCGCAATCCGGCGGCGTCGTTCGAGCAGATTCGCCTGATCCGCGCCCGCGTCTCCGACGCCGCGAGGCGCGCCTTGGGGGGGTGCAAGTAG
- a CDS encoding helix-turn-helix domain-containing protein → MTSIANYRAPEASQGSAPVGHRGPRGSILLHLKRTGQATAGELGQALGCSLNAVRHHLKELEVEGVVVFDREQRAVGAPAHAFRLTPQGHALFPDRYERAVADLLDHVVKSEGRDAAVRFLENQYRALAVRLEVETRDVPPAMRGEVIARALDAEGYMATWAEAAEGGLLTEHNCPHRLIAERFPEVCAAEERFLAQVFGVPVERRSRIAGGCGTCSYRVATGGAAVEEEG, encoded by the coding sequence ATGACGTCCATCGCCAACTATCGAGCTCCCGAGGCCTCGCAGGGCTCAGCACCCGTCGGCCACCGCGGCCCCCGGGGCTCAATCCTGCTGCACCTGAAGCGCACCGGGCAGGCCACCGCCGGTGAACTGGGTCAGGCGCTCGGCTGCTCCCTCAATGCGGTGCGTCACCACCTCAAGGAACTCGAGGTGGAAGGAGTCGTGGTGTTCGACCGCGAACAGCGCGCTGTGGGTGCTCCCGCGCACGCCTTCCGGCTCACCCCTCAGGGTCACGCGCTCTTCCCGGATCGCTACGAACGGGCCGTGGCCGACCTGCTCGATCACGTCGTCAAGAGCGAAGGCCGCGACGCGGCCGTCCGCTTCCTCGAGAATCAGTATCGCGCCCTCGCGGTGCGGCTCGAAGTCGAGACACGCGATGTCCCACCCGCGATGCGCGGTGAAGTCATCGCCCGCGCGCTCGACGCCGAGGGCTACATGGCGACCTGGGCCGAAGCGGCCGAGGGCGGACTATTGACCGAGCACAACTGTCCGCATCGTCTCATCGCCGAGCGTTTTCCCGAAGTCTGTGCGGCCGAGGAACGCTTCCTGGCACAGGTCTTTGGCGTTCCGGTTGAACGTCGCTCGCGGATCGCGGGCGGCTGTGGGACTTGCAGTTATCGCGTCGCCACCGGCGGCGCTGCCGTTGAGGAGGAAGGATGA
- a CDS encoding ferredoxin family protein, giving the protein MPYIITEACISVKDRACVDVCPVDCIYEGEDQLYIHPDECIDCGACEPECPVSAIYPEEDVPANLQAFIAKNKEIFDSDTPPGRPKK; this is encoded by the coding sequence ATGCCGTACATCATTACCGAGGCCTGCATCAGCGTGAAGGACCGGGCCTGTGTCGACGTCTGCCCCGTGGACTGCATCTACGAAGGCGAAGACCAGCTCTACATCCATCCGGACGAGTGCATCGATTGCGGTGCCTGCGAGCCGGAGTGCCCGGTGAGCGCGATCTACCCGGAAGAGGATGTGCCGGCGAACCTTCAGGCCTTCATCGCCAAGAACAAGGAGATCTTCGATTCCGACACCCCGCCGGGGCGGCCGAAGAAGTAG
- a CDS encoding ribonuclease D, whose product MSVRLVDQPESFQALMAEVAGAELIALDTEAASFHRYHDRIYLVQLSTRATTAVIDPLGVGDLSPIGAILSDPSIEKIFHDADYDLRLFDKQYGFHASNLFDSRIAAQFLGEPGIGLGALLEKYFSVQADKRFQRADWSARPLTPAMLDYAAGDTVNLCELRDILLSQLKEKGRWSWVQEEFVLLERTRWTGAPHDDPTSSYLRLKGAKALDRRSLALLREVYVWRETTSAKQDRAAFRVLGNEVLFQLAEHPVRTLEALGRVKGIGRDTLDRRGPEILAAIERGLAIPDADLPRLERGPRRVPDPAFEARLEALKRARNSLADRYQLQPGVLCPNGTLEGIAGTQPQNLEELRGVAEVRAWQAHEFGETLLAAMRSAASSAGNTTAGSP is encoded by the coding sequence GTGAGCGTCCGACTCGTCGACCAGCCGGAGAGCTTTCAGGCCCTGATGGCCGAGGTGGCAGGGGCAGAACTCATCGCGCTCGACACCGAGGCCGCGTCGTTCCACCGCTACCACGACCGGATCTATCTGGTTCAGCTTTCGACCCGCGCCACCACGGCCGTGATCGACCCTCTCGGCGTCGGGGATCTCTCACCCATTGGTGCGATCCTCAGCGATCCGTCGATCGAGAAGATCTTTCACGACGCCGACTACGACCTCCGCCTCTTCGACAAGCAGTACGGCTTCCACGCCAGCAACCTCTTCGACTCGCGGATCGCGGCCCAGTTTCTGGGGGAGCCCGGCATCGGCCTGGGGGCCTTGCTCGAGAAATACTTCTCGGTGCAGGCCGACAAGCGCTTCCAGCGCGCCGATTGGTCGGCGCGCCCGTTGACCCCGGCGATGCTTGATTACGCCGCTGGGGATACGGTAAACCTCTGTGAGTTGCGTGACATACTACTCAGCCAACTCAAAGAGAAGGGACGCTGGAGCTGGGTTCAGGAAGAGTTTGTCCTGCTCGAACGGACGCGCTGGACCGGTGCGCCGCATGATGATCCGACCTCGAGCTATTTGCGTCTCAAGGGCGCCAAGGCACTGGACCGCCGATCATTGGCGCTGTTGCGTGAGGTCTATGTCTGGCGGGAGACCACCTCAGCCAAGCAGGATCGAGCCGCCTTCCGGGTCCTCGGCAACGAGGTGCTCTTCCAGTTGGCCGAACATCCGGTCCGGACACTTGAGGCGCTGGGCCGGGTGAAGGGGATCGGTCGAGACACGCTGGACCGCCGCGGTCCGGAAATTCTGGCCGCGATAGAGCGGGGCCTCGCGATCCCCGACGCCGACCTGCCGAGGCTGGAACGCGGCCCCCGGCGAGTTCCCGACCCGGCGTTCGAGGCTCGGCTGGAGGCCCTCAAGCGTGCCCGGAACAGCTTGGCTGATCGTTACCAGCTGCAGCCAGGGGTGCTCTGCCCCAACGGGACCCTTGAGGGGATCGCCGGCACTCAGCCGCAGAACCTGGAAGAGCTCCGTGGTGTTGCAGAAGTGCGGGCCTGGCAGGCCCACGAGTTTGGCGAGACCCTGCTGGCGGCGATGCGGTCGGCTGCTTCGTCCGCCGGAAACACAACGGCAGGCTCGCCCTGA